From Bos indicus isolate NIAB-ARS_2022 breed Sahiwal x Tharparkar chromosome X, NIAB-ARS_B.indTharparkar_mat_pri_1.0, whole genome shotgun sequence:
CGCCCAGGGAGGAGGGGCAGCAAACAATGGTGCTGCAGCCGGAGGGAATGGCAGGGATGAAAGGTACTGGAGCAAATTTTAGGCTTCTATTCTGCATGAAACGACATGATGTTATTTGTCAAAACCCAGAGTTACAACGCAGAAGGAAATGTAAACCCtggactatagttaataatgtatcagtattgGGTCAAATGTAAGAATAcaaaatgttattaataataattagcctccaactaaaatgaaaaaagaaaggtcaAAATGTTATTAATAGTTGAAAGTGGAGGGGGGGGCGTACATCCACGGAAACCCTGTACTATCTGCTCACCTCTGTGAATCGAAAACCGTTAGGAAGGAGATTCAAGGGGTATCACGGTGATCAAACACACAGAATTGGTGGATCTGTTAGTTTGCAGGGGAGGGAGGAATCAAGGACACTTGCCAGGGCTTGGGGAACTAGGGAGCTGGTTGGGCCACTACTGAGATGGTAGATAAGGTCAATGACCCGCTGGACTCCCACAtctggagcctggcagggtagcAGCACAGCAAGGCTCAGGCTTCCAGAACTCCGGGGTctctttcccccacccccccagaccCAAAGATGGTTCAAAGCCATCAGACCTCTCCAAAACCCTGACAAAGTTCTTCCCTTCTAGGAGGGCTTGCAGGACGCACTGTGCCAAAAGGCTGTGAGGTCCACATCCAGAAGAACACAAGAGCCAGAGCTGGGCATTCACACACCACCCAAAAGGTGCACACTCGCACACGTGAACTCCCCAAGGCCACTGGGTGAGTTTATTGTGAAACCTCTTGCGGTGAGGATGGGATGGGCGGGCCAGGATAGGGAGGGGAGCAGGTGCGGGCTCTAGGAGGCCGAGTCAGAGGCCTCTGAGCTGTCCTTAACGTCGGTGCTCTCTGTGGTCTCGCTGACCTCGCTGAGGTCCTTGCTGTCACCACCGCTGTCCTCCGCAACCAGGCCCTTTTCCTCACGACAGGCCTCCCCTGAGCTTGGAAGCGAGTTGCCCTTGCCTTCCATCTTGTTCTCGATGGAGCCCAGTACCACGTGCCTGCCCTTCTCCTTCAGCTCCAGGTGCCGCCTCAGCTGCCACGGGAAGCCcaggagaggtgggaggaaggagacagggcCTAAGTCTCTAGACCATGAGGGCCCACTCCCACTGCCCGTTTCTGGTCTCTTGCTGGGGGTGCAGGCAGGGCAGGAAACACAGGACTGCATTGAGACCCAGGGCTAGTCCCGGCAACTGCCccctctgggcctgtttcctctGCAGTGAAGTGGAGGTGTTCACACGCCCTCACGCAGCTGCTGTGGAGCCCTCTGAATGGCCCCGGCCCCCATGGAGCCTTGGGCAGAGCCCTATCTCCTCAGCCTTGGAGCCAGCTGCAGCCATCCCCAGCCCCATGCCTCAGCACATCCAGACTGTCCTGTCACAGCGGCCTCTGGGCAGGACAGGCCTCCTCCTCAGAAAATGGAGCCTTGGCCCGATGACAGCCTTCTTTAAAGCCCTGCCAAGGTCTGGCTCCCCACCTGTCAGCTGAGGCGAAGAGGACCAGGACACCTCCAACTCCCTCAGGCCACCCCGCTCAGCCTGCTTGGGGCCGGTGGACCTGGCCCCACTGGACTCACCTCATCGGCCATCTGGGTGAGGTCCCGCTTCATGGCGTATGCATCTTCCCCGTCAGCGTAGTATTTGGGCTCCACTTCACTgatcctgggggcgggggggggggcggggtggagaggaggaggagaaaccgAGTTGGGGGCATTCTCCTCCACCCTCTGGTGCCATCTGCCATTGGGACGGGGTGTCAGTGCCCCCCAAAGGCCCTTTGGAGACATTTCCGACGTGGCCTTCCATCTGCTTTCTCCGACAGTAAGCCGGACTCCCTCCCACCCTTGGCATTCTGCCACCCCACCTCATCCCTAACCTGGCTCCCAAGGATCTATTTCTGTGGTTTCCTGGGAACCACGGCCCCTGCATGTGGTAGTACCCTACCCCTCCTTGCCCAGTTCCCTGTCATTTCCTGGGCATGCATGGCTGGCTGGCTCCCATGCTGAACAGTTGGAAACGGCGGGGGGTGGTGCTGTGGTCTCTGTTCTTGGTGTTCTTGGATGGCCCAGAAAGGCCCTGCCAGCCTTCAGACCCGGGAACTGTCAACCAGCAGGGGAGTCTGCATCCAGGTCAAAGATCCTCAGATGCCCAGCCCGTAGGTCCTTCCCTTCCTTAAGCAAGCTGAAGCTAAGGCTGTCTCAGTGGGCTCTCCACAAACAGCCCATCCCAGCAGCTTTCACCACAATGCCCTGGGCAGGGCAGTTCCTGGCCAGGCTCTCTGTGTCCTGTGCTGGGCACACTGAGCGGACTGCTCTCACCCACTAGGACACCCAGGGCTCTAGACCCCTCTGCTGCACCCTTCCTGCACCAATATGCTTCGGTTTACCCTTTCTTCTGGTTCTGCTGAGATGCTTCTAGGTGCCAGGCACTCTCAGTCCTGTTCCTGTCCTGGGTCCTTGTCTCTACTTCTGAATCCCTTCACCATGCTGCCCTTCACCTGGCCCCCACCAGCAGCAGGTAGTCCTCTTCTGCCCAGCAAGAAACACTAAATGTCCTCTAGGCCCACAACACATCTCGAACAGACAGTGGCAGGTGGGTGTCACTGTCTCTGAGTGAAGGCCAAAGCCTGTCCCTAGCTCTAGCTGCCGCCCACCCTCATGCCCAGAAAGTAGCTCAGCCCATCTCAGCCACCTGGGCAAGCCAGACCTGGGGACTGTCCCACTCCCATTAGAAACATCTAGATCTACTTACTGAAAGTTGAGCGTGTTGGAATAGAGGTGCAGAGCTGCCCGGTTACTGTAGGGGAACAAGGCTGTGCTGAGCTCTACAGACCAGGCCAGACAGGGACAACACGTCCAGGTCCTGCCCATCCTCCCAGTCCCGCTCCCCACAAATCCCACCTCCCAGTCTTCTCCAAAAGCCAAGGCAGCCCAGGACCCGTATCAAGacagcagcccccaccccccttcCTTTGACCCCGGCTTCCACCTCTTCCTGACATGCAGGGAGACATATTTGGCATTGAAGTTCTCAATCATGGCTCGGGAGGCCTGGTCCATCAGCTTTTGAGCCAGGCCAAGACGCCGGTGGGAACGCTTAACAGCCTAGGGGCAGAAAAGTGGGACCTCAGAGGCAGCTCCAACTAACTTCCATGCCCACCAGAGCCTGGGTGGGGAGGTCCTACGCACCAGCGAGGTGATATGTCCATGGGGCACATCGTCCGGGTCTTCTTCCCTAGATCAAGAAGAAAGAGAGGCTAGGAGCAAACCCCACAGTGCCCCCCAGATCCCGGGTAGGGGAAAGAGTCAGGGCTCTCCAGACCCCAGGCAGCAGACAAAAGACATGTGCAGTATCAATGGAACactattcagtgctaaaaagaaggGAGTTATAAAGCcaggaaaagacatggaggaaacttcaATGCATATGACTGAGAGGCAGTCTGAAATGGCTACACTGTATGTTGAGGTACGTATACAGTCactcgtgttcgactctgcgacaccatggacagtagcccaccaggctcctttgtccatggagattctccaggcaagagtgctagagtgggttgccatttccacctccaggggatcttccccacccagggattgaacctgtgtctcctgcactggcaggcagactctttaccactgagccacctgggaagcccacacactgtaTGATTCTAATCATGGGATGttctagaaaaggtaaaactatggagacagtaaagagATCAGTGGTtccctggggagagaggagggatgaACAGGTGGAGTACGGAAAACTCGGTGGGCACTAAGACTACTCTGTGTGATACTATAGTAGTGAATACATGTTGTTATACATTTGTCCATATGACTCCAAGGATGAAACTTACTGTGAACTATGGACTTTAATAATGATgcagcaatattgtaacagatgtACCAGGAGATATTAGTAAGAGAGGCAACCAGGAAAGACAGGGAAGGAGTTATGTGAGAGTGTATTTTGCACTCACATTTCCTCTAAAGCTCAAACTGAACTAAAGAACAGTCTattcatttcaaaaagaaaaaaaaaaaaaaaaaaacaacccaacccAGGCAGCCTCCATCAGACATGTGCAGATGTCAgtgtccctcctcccccacccgcAGGTCAGGCGCCAGTtttgtctctctgcctctggtgaCTCACATTTTGGCCAGGACGTACCCCACGATCTTCCCATTCTCGTCCTCAGCGATGTACGAGAGCTAAAAGACAGGAGGAAAGAGGAggcagaaaacaaatttctatcAGAGCTGGAGGAGCCCTTAGTGGACACCTGGCCCCACTGCCTGTCTCTTGCCCTGGCCATGATGGACAGCAGGCCAGGGTGGAGTTCAGTGACAGCTCCTGACCTCCAGGCAATGTGGCCTTGTTTTCCCATACCACACGGTGCCCCTTGTTCTTAACCGGGAAGAGGTGGGCAGACAGGTGGTAATTCTGCTCCTAGGTTGGCCCTGTTCGTCTCCCGTCTTCAGGCACCTCCTTTCCACCCCCAGCCACCCCAGATGAAGCCAACACTCAAGGCCTCCTTCACCCAGGTGTCCCCCTGGGACTCTTCATGGTCTCAGCCAACCCagggtgggaattccctggccttGACCCAGTCCCCAAATTCAACAGCCGCCCACCTGGGGCCAGGAGAGGCCATGGTAGAAATAATATTTCATCTGGTAGTTCTCAGGCAGGCACAGGAGGTTGCAGTGTTGCATGTTCATCAGGTCCTCTGGCTGCGAGGGAGGAGGGCAGTGGAACGCGGTCAGGCCTGGGGCTGCACTAAGTAGGCCTCGGTTCTGTTGGAGCCCTGCTCGCTGTCTACTCACcgaccctccacccccacccccagacctgGGCGGGAGCTGGGACTATCTGTCTCTGCACAGTCCTGGGCCAGGGCTGCCGGGCAAAAACTTGACTGTTCCAGGAACGGACGTGAGCGCCAGGAAGCTCCCCAACACCATCCCACGGAGCCCCGACATCCCCGAAAAAGGGGTTCGCAGCCCCGGCTTTGAACCCCTGGCCTCATCTGTGGGGAGGGCCAACCCCACGGGAACGGTGGCCTTCACTGTTTTGTGCCGGGCGGCCGCAGGCGATCCAGGCGGCCGGCCCTGGGGCTCGGCCGGGCCCCTCGGGAGCATGCGCACGCGGCCACTGGGCCTCGCTCCCACGCGGCGCGGACCGTCTCCGGCCCCGGCCCCTCACCCTCGCATTGCGGATGTTCATAACGGCGGCGGGACTCGCGGCTCCCAGCGGGTCGTGAACGCGCAGTCAGCTGCCGCCGCGCTTCAGAGCGACACCGGGGCTGCCAGGCCACGGCTAGGGTTGGAGCTAGGTCCGGGATCGCGGGGGCGGTGGCGGAAGAGGCGGCGCGCGCCTGGCCCGTCCACCGGATGGAAGTGGCGCGCTGCCGGACCCACCCTCCTGGGTGCTCGGCTAATGCGCAGGGAGCTCCAAGGGCGGGGCGGGGTCTCTAGGCGGGGCGGGCCAATGGCCGGGCAAACCCGGGCGCGGGGCGGGCCTCTTGGCAAGGTGGGAGGTTCCAGCGCTCTGGGTGGGTCACTGGCCGGGCGAGCAGGTGCCCTCCAGCCGAAGGCGGCGGGCGTTCCCCACCTCCCGCGACCCCACGGaagctcacacacacagacagtgtAACAGGCTTCGTTTTATTCTGCGCCCGGGCGGGTGGGACCAGCGGGCGGAGACCGGGTGCTGAGGGCTGAGGCCGGAGCGAGGCGGCTCAGCAGGTTGTTCAGCATCTCCTCGCACATGGCCAGGCACCGCGGCACGTGGAAGCAGCCTACGGGGAGAGGCGGGACAGCGGGTTGGGAGAGCTGGGGACAACGAAGTGCCCTGAGCCCCTGAGGCCTCGCCCTGTCCCCAACTCACCTTTGAAAGGACCCCCCTTGATAGTGAGGGCGACCTTCCCGTCTCGGTTCAGGTAGCCAAACCATTCCCCGTACTCTGGATCGCGAAACTGCAATAACAAGGCAGTGACAAGCAGCGCCGGCAGGAGCTGCCCAGATGACAGACGCCTGGGGAATAAGTGTTCACCCGTCCCACTAAAGCGCTACTCGGGATCAGAGCCCGGGCAGACCCCAGATACCGTAACTACAGAACCAGTGCTGTTAGATCCCGCGTCCTGGACAAATATGAACACAAAgggctttctcttttcctttttctgcagCCGAAGTGGGCACCTAGATACCCCACTTTGGAAAGGGGCTGCTGACTGTGAGATGAAACATTGCAAGATGGAATAAAAGAACCCTCCTTGGGTATGATGGAACAGTTCCATATCTTGAGTATGCTGGTagttatacagatatatatatggtacttccctggtggctctgtgcaaaagaacctgcttgccaatgcaggagacctgggttggatccctggatcgggaaaaatcccctggagaaggaaatggcaacccattccagtattcttgcctgggaaatcccatgaacagaggagcctgggaggctgcagtccattgggccGCAAGAGTCAGGTACAATTTAGGTACTAAACACAGATATATACATTGCTATATCTCAGTGAACTGAATACTTAAAATggattcttaaaatattaattgcaCTTCAACAGAATTGatttaaagaaagagaatagaAGTGCTGACCTGTCATGTAACGTTGTAACAGATGATTCCCTTTGAGTTCCTGTTCTCTGCTTCACAGGCCTGTCTTCCAGTTGATGAGATTGTAGATATCTAGCACTGAGCTGACTCCAGCCTTGCTTGTCACAGGTCCCAAACACATCTCCCTCTCCCTTGGAGCCCCCTGAAGCCTGACCCTGCCCAGCAGCTGTATTGACCCATTCCgaattcctttcttctctcttgccCACAGTTTCTTGCAGATGCTCCAGGGTAGACTCCAGACCCCTGGCCTAgacccttctctttcctccccagATAGAGACCTGAGTGGAATCCCTTCTCAGGACTGTGGAAGAAGTCAGTGACACTGAAGTCCACTatcaaaatctttttaaatgtcGACCTGTGAATAGGTCTACTCCTCTTCATAGCAGGTAACACTAGTATCTATTCATTCTATCTTTCCAGTGACACTGCTCATGTCCTCACATTATTCAACTATTTTATCTGACACGGACAGATTGAACTGTTTTCCTGTCCAGCGTTTCTGTGGATGTCTGAATTTCCTGTCTTCTGTTATGATGATCAGTGCATAATGACTGATCTGTTTATAAGTTTCCTGATTGTTCGATGGCCATCTCTCTTTTTTGACAATTTATTCCTTAAATTTCACTTTATGCAGTTAACACCAATGGCCTCGAACACAGGTTCTTTTGAATGCATTCAATATTAACATATATCACCCCGGGTCTTGTGACTGTTGTGTTTGGAAGTAATGATGAATATGTGCAATACTGGGAGATGCCCCTCGAACTACAATATAATGTGAACACATTTGGGATGTCTACTGGTGATGAAGTCAGACACTGCTAATACCACTGTGCTTTCATTCATGATGGAAGCAAATACTGGATTTCAGTTAGAGGTTAGCCTAAAGAAAGATAGAATTTTCTCCCAGGTCGCAAAACCCACAGACCACCAAGTAAGACTCCCTGTTGTAATCCTTCCTGTACTGGGGTTTACTGATGGAGTGAGTTGTGGCTTTCGAAACACATTGGGAATTTTCCTTCATTCAGGCTCAGCCCCCAAGGTGCCTCTCAGCCATGGCTGGCACAGGTCATCACTCCACTCATTGTGCTCGGGCCTCTAGTGGAGGGGAGTCTTTGGCTCCCTTCCTGCCTCACAActgattcttgtctcctttgctggGCCCTCctattccctcttctcttttccttctgtcctcaaaGCTCACCTTGCCTCGTGGCTTGCAGTATATATCATCTATATCCTTATGACACCCAAACACTTGTGGCCAGTCCAGACTCCTCCCACTCAGCCAGACTCTGAGCCCTGCTCCTGTTGCATCTTGCACCCCGGGTCAGGCCCCCACTCACTGGCCAGGATGACAGCCACTGCGCCATCTCCCTGACTTGGCCCATGGCCCTATGGCCTCCCCTTCCGAAGCCCCGGCACCCATGAACCCCAGAGTCAGGTTGACCCCTCTTTGCTGAGCACCCCTTCCAGCTTTTTTCCTTCCCATCAGCCCCGCCTGCAGCCCCCGACCTTGATGTATTTCCCAGAGCTCTCAGCCCCATCTCTGTTTGCTTGTTTACTTGTTTATGGTCAGCCACTGCCAGCAAAATGTGAGCTCCAGTGGGGAAGGGGCTGCTCTGTTGACTCAACAGAGGGTACTGGGGCTGGGACCTCCATGTCTGCTGAGGGGCAAGCGGGGGATGTGCAGGAAGACTCGCCCTCCCCACCCAGTCTGCAGTTTCCACACCTTTGCTGAGACCAGGAAGCAGCACTTACCCGGTGGAAGGTGTACTCGGCCACCTGGTAGAAGATGCGAAGC
This genomic window contains:
- the NAA10 gene encoding N-alpha-acetyltransferase 10, with product MNIRNARPEDLMNMQHCNLLCLPENYQMKYYFYHGLSWPQLSYIAEDENGKIVGYVLAKMEEDPDDVPHGHITSLAVKRSHRRLGLAQKLMDQASRAMIENFNAKYVSLHVRKSNRAALHLYSNTLNFQISEVEPKYYADGEDAYAMKRDLTQMADELRRHLELKEKGRHVVLGSIENKMEGKGNSLPSSGEACREEKGLVAEDSGGDSKDLSEVSETTESTDVKDSSEASDSAS